Proteins co-encoded in one Streptococcus ruminicola genomic window:
- a CDS encoding ABC transporter permease subunit (The N-terminal region of this protein, as described by TIGR01726, is a three transmembrane segment that identifies a subfamily of ABC transporter permease subunits, which specificities that include histidine, arginine, glutamine, glutamate, L-cystine (sic), the opines (in Agrobacterium) octopine and nopaline, etc.), giving the protein MKKLLLSCFAALLLLFGGMTSANADEYLRVGMEAAYAPFNWTQDDDSNGAVPIEGTSQYANGYDVQIAKKIADSLGKELLVVKTTWTGLIPALTSGKIDMIAAGMSPTAERKKEIAFSDSYYTSYPVIVVSKKGDFAQATSLKDFAGAKLTSQQGVYLYNLIDQIKGASKETAMGDFNQMRQALESGIIDGYVSERPDAISAENANSDFKMIAFEDGKGFATSKADTAIAVGLRKDDTDTLAKVNAVLAGISDNDRLQLMDDMIEKQPADKSEKDQKSNFFTDMWGIFEKNWNQFLRGAGVTLLISIIGTVVGLFIGLLIGVYRTAPKAANKFLAGLQKVFGWLLSVYIEIFRGTPMIVQAMVIYYGTAQAFGISIDRTLAAIFIVSINTGAYMSEIVRGGIFAVDKGQFEAATALGFTHGQTMRKIVLPQVVRNILPATGNEFVINIKDTSVLNVISVVELYFSGNTVATQTYQYFQTFTIIAIIYFVLTFTVTRILRFIERRFDADTYTTGANQNQTKEVK; this is encoded by the coding sequence ATGAAAAAGTTACTTTTAAGTTGTTTCGCAGCCCTTCTTCTTCTCTTTGGAGGAATGACTAGCGCAAACGCTGACGAATATCTTCGTGTCGGTATGGAAGCAGCCTATGCCCCATTTAACTGGACACAAGATGATGATTCTAATGGAGCTGTTCCTATCGAAGGAACTAGCCAGTATGCTAACGGATACGATGTCCAAATAGCTAAGAAAATAGCAGACAGCTTAGGCAAGGAACTCCTCGTTGTCAAAACTACTTGGACAGGATTAATTCCAGCACTTACTTCCGGAAAGATTGACATGATTGCTGCCGGAATGAGTCCTACCGCTGAACGTAAGAAAGAAATTGCATTCTCAGATAGTTACTATACAAGCTACCCAGTTATCGTTGTTTCTAAAAAAGGTGACTTTGCACAAGCTACATCACTTAAAGATTTTGCTGGTGCAAAATTAACATCTCAACAAGGTGTCTACCTTTACAACTTGATTGACCAAATCAAAGGCGCTTCAAAAGAAACTGCTATGGGTGACTTCAACCAAATGCGTCAAGCACTTGAATCTGGTATTATTGATGGTTATGTTTCTGAACGTCCTGATGCTATCTCTGCTGAAAATGCAAATAGCGACTTCAAGATGATTGCTTTTGAAGATGGCAAAGGTTTTGCGACATCTAAAGCAGACACAGCCATTGCCGTTGGTCTTCGTAAAGATGACACTGACACACTTGCTAAAGTAAATGCCGTTTTAGCTGGCATCTCTGATAATGACCGTTTGCAACTCATGGATGACATGATTGAAAAACAACCAGCTGACAAGTCTGAAAAAGATCAAAAGAGTAATTTCTTCACTGATATGTGGGGAATCTTCGAGAAAAACTGGAACCAATTTCTACGTGGTGCGGGAGTTACACTTCTCATCTCTATCATCGGTACAGTTGTTGGTCTCTTTATCGGTCTTTTGATTGGTGTTTACCGCACAGCTCCAAAAGCTGCCAATAAATTCCTTGCTGGTCTTCAAAAAGTATTTGGTTGGTTACTTAGCGTTTATATCGAAATCTTCCGTGGTACACCGATGATTGTACAAGCAATGGTTATCTACTACGGTACTGCTCAAGCCTTTGGTATTTCAATCGACCGTACTCTTGCAGCCATCTTTATTGTTTCAATCAATACTGGTGCTTACATGAGTGAAATCGTTCGTGGTGGTATCTTCGCTGTTGACAAAGGTCAGTTCGAAGCTGCTACAGCACTTGGATTTACACACGGTCAAACAATGCGCAAAATCGTTCTTCCACAAGTTGTCCGCAACATCTTGCCAGCAACTGGTAACGAATTTGTCATCAACATCAAAGATACTTCAGTATTGAATGTTATCTCAGTTGTCGAACTTTACTTCTCAGGTAATACCGTTGCAACTCAAACATATCAATACTTCCAAACATTTACAATTATCGCTATTATCTACTTTGTTCTCACCTTTACAGTGACACGCATCTTGCGCTTTATCGAACGTCGTTTCGATGCGGACACTTACACAACTGGTGCTAACCAAAACCAAACGAAAGAGGTGAAATAA